The DNA window CCAACTCATATACACTGGCGGTTCATTGAAAAAGGTTGACTAGCCGATGCAATTACATGAGTGAGGCACTTTTGGGGTGGATGAACACTCTTCGCCGTTCCTGGTGTCAAATAAACCAAGAGTGTCTCCTTTCACTCCTCAACATACACAAGATCTACCGAGTGAGTACCGTCCCGTCCTGACATGTCTCTCTTGCACAAGATTTTGTGGATATTCATCTACCGCCTTAAAGATGTTGTCTCAGGCTTGGGGACTTGAGCCATCACCGAGCATCTCAAAACCCACTAACTTGACAGTTACCCGAACCAACACTGACACAGGCATGGCATAGGGATGACAGCAGTTGGGTCGGGGTTTATCAGTGTTACCCTAACTAATGCAATATTTGACTCAATTGTTGAGGTAGCCTAACATCGTTGTAGGTTCTTGTTCTTTATGCAGGTGGTAGTTCTGCGTCTTGTCATATATGACCGCAGACCGGAGCGTTATCCAAGTTCCCCGAGCCAAAGGGATCTACTGGCCTATGATCTGACGAAAATCCAAAGCTCCTGGCATTGATGTAAGTGAATAAACTGGTGATCTTTGTCATATGACCCTGTTACAAACAGACACTGCATATTCTGCTGTTGTGTACTGTTATTCAACCATTGCCAGTCAGCATAATCGTAACGATCATCACATGGGCACACATCATCCTGCTTGTTCTCCCAGGCAAGAAAATTCTCAGCCAGCCAAAATCACGCTCATCTCGTCACTCCTTCAGAAACGGCTCACGGCCCCCCTTTAACCCCTGTGCACCCGCTTCCATATCCAGCGACGTGCATCCGTTGATACTGAGCCCCCCGGCCGTTCCCCAGGTACAAGGCATCGGGAGGCCGCTGCATTGTGCTTGCGCAACGCAACCTAGTTGGATTGACCTATTTGACGTGAGTGTCGATCCTTGCTCAACTGCAACTGTACTGGGAGAGCTGCGAGACGAGCCTCGCCCAATGTAACAGGTTTCATGGTTTGTCTAGCTTGTTATATCGCGCCACGACTACGTTTACGCGGTCCATCTTTGGTCTTTTCATCcattctttttttgtttggTACTGACAAGGAAAGACGACTGTTTCAGATTTGGTCATGACATTAAATGATACTGGCATGTCATCTTGGAGAATTTTCTGCCTGACTTTGTTAATCGGTCAGCGTTTCTGTAACAACGAGTCGTTACTATGATATACTGTACCGACTTATTGGCACAGTACCCGTTTCTACATCATGATGTTCACCAACTAGGTTATGTTAGATCTTACAGATCATGCCCGAAGACGGTCATGACCCGTCCAATACGGCAAACTACCCTGTAGTGTAGAGGCGGTATGATGCTCTCCATGACAGGCTATCAATCCGAAAATGTCTGTTGCCATATAATGTAATGTTAGCACATGGCTGTGGTCATGCTGTGGTTATGATCAAGACAGCTCGTGCTGTTATCAATGCAACGCAATTGACTCAACTCCTCTCAAAGTAAAGGATCAACGAAGTAGAGACTTGGGAACAATGACATTATTTGGACATTCGGACTCGATAACTTGACTTGATAAGTCATCATGCACGTTTCAGAGGGCGCAGTAGAGCTTCCGACATAATTATGTGATTTATCATGAATCAGATTGACATTCAGCCTGTCATTTCCCTTATACGTCATATTCTTGATCTCGTGATAGTCCTTCCTCATAGACTCAGCAATAGATAGCAACTGATAGTTTGTAATCCCAAGAAAACAATACCTTTCCATGGATGATTTCTCTCATGTAGCTAGTCTTCGTCGTTGACCTTGTCTGCTACCATATCCTTGGCCGTGTTAATGACCTTCTCGGGTGGCCGTTCAGCGTGCTCTGCTGGAGTGCCAACGCCACTTGGGATTGGGGAAAGCTGCGCGCTCACGACTCCGCTGCTCGGAACAGGGATCTTGATATCCTGGGGCGAACCAGGTACGATCTGAGGGTTGAGGCCAGGGATGTGGATTCTCTTGGCCTCGTTTTGATACGCCGCGGGGACGATCTCGATGATTTCGTCGCGCGGGAAATTGATCACTGGAATATCAGTAGTAGAGCAATGCATTAAGTAGGCGTAGAGCACGCGAAGCACAGACTCGTGAGCAATGATGAGAAGGTCCGTCTGTTCTCGTTCCAGCTCAAGAATAATGGGCTCCAGGCGAACGGCAAGATCGTGGTACGACTGTTTCCAGTCAGAATTTTTTCACACGATTTGAAACATCAACCACATGGGTTTAGACATACCTCTGCACGAGGGTATCGGTGGTGGTAAGGGTCCAATTCGTGCTTCTCGACCTCATCCGGGTAGATTTGACGGATCATACGCTCAGACATCTTCTCGCATACACCGGGGTTAATTTGACTGAGCTGTGATCGCTGGCGGACCTTGTAACCCTTCTCATTCAGTACATCGGATGTCTGCACCGTACGCATTCGAGTTGATGTCCAGACGGTGAGTGGTGGCAGGGGAGCATCCGTGCCTCCTTCCGAGATAGTCGTAAGCCGTTCTTGTTCACGGTGCTTCAACAGTGCCTCGGACATCTTTTGAGCATAGTCTCTGCCTTCGAGTGACAGAGGAGCGTCGGCTTTGTACGAATCCTCCTCTGCTGTTGTGCCAGCTCGGGCGAAGAAAGTCTTTCGTGACTTGATGTGTAGGTTTGTGAGATAGAAGACAATTCGATGAGCGAGGTAGTTGAAGCTGACGTTGTTGTAAAAGAACTTGGTTCCTGCGTTGATCATTTTGATGTAGTTTAGCTCCTTCTCATTCATGGTTTCAAAGACAGGGATTTTCATCTCAATCCTTTGGAGGTATAATTTGGCAGCCTCGTCAGGTTCCATTCCAGCGAACTAGAGCGGGTGAGTTGCCATTCCTACACATTTCGAAGCGTAGCACTTACATCTGGGGACGAGATCTTAACGTTTCTCGCATTCTCTCGCAGGATACGCTCATCATCGACAAATGATTCAATGAACAAAGTCTATCAGGTGTGTAAGCGCAGATGGTCAAATAGAGGAGTGATCTTTCTAACTTGAACATCGTGCTTTGCAAACTCTTTGGCCAGGGACCGTCTTCCATTCGCAGTAGGGTTCACTGCGTCGTATATCGCCACTTGCCCATTGTCATGGTTCAACCAGGAGTAAATGTCCTCACGGCACTTCTTCAGAATCTTCTGACGCAAAATGACAGAGGCTGGTGACGCATTTGGGAAGAAATAGTCGTCAGGAATAGACCCATCGGGGCCAACAGTTGCTCGACGGTAGTCACCCAAATGGAATATCCGAGATTTAACGCCGAGCCAGCTCAAATATCGTGCCATGGAGACACAGATATGCCTGGATGGCTGTAAGTTTAGAGTGCCAGTACTAAAAGGAAAAGACTTACGTTTTACCACGCGCAGGCGGCCCTaccatgacgatgacgatacgCCCGGAGTGGAAAAGTCGGCCAGACATGGTACTGTAAAGCTGGGCCGGGGCCAGATCTTGCCCATGGGGAATATCGTGAATGGCATCAATGAAAGTCGAGCTCTTGCGGCGATAGCGAGGGGCGTTGGCCGCGATCTCGGCGGTTCTAGTAATGTCAGTCACATAACATCTCCATATATCAAACGACCGCTATTCCAGTATGATGCAATGAGTATTATCGATCATCATCACGGTCACGAGATCGAACGGCTTATGATGCCAAGTCACACCAACACGTCGGTGAAAGCCTCAGAGATAGGAGATCGTCACACGATAAAGTGGCGGTTCAAGGGTCAGAAGAGGGAAACACATACAGAAGAGTATCCATGTTGGCTGGTAGCTGAATAAATCCTTCCGGTATGATAATTCCAAAGTGAGAAGGTTGTGTTCGAGTCGATAGAGTTCACGAAAAACACTTGAGATATTCCAGCTCTGGGAGATTGTTAAGACTCGTAGGGACTGCCGAATAGTTCAGAGCAAGATCAAGACTGTGGACAAAAGATCCCGATAGTTTtgtgttgaagaagaagtctcCTGCAGCTCTTACTGCCGAGCTTGATGCAACTTTGACAAGGGTGAGATGAGCCTCAAGATAAaaagccaaagaagaagccgGTGGTTGCCGGCGGGGTCAACGATAAACGATTCAGATATTGGGCGTTTGAGTTGACTACACTAGTAGATCAGTTCGACTCGAAAGAAAATATGACTTTGGCGCTTTATATGAACACAACAACAGACAACTGTCGACGAGAAGACAAGATCAAAGTGAAAACGAAAGTCAAATATAAGTGGTTGGCGCTCAAGGTTCTGTAAAAGGctggaaggaaggaagtgATTGAAGGAAGAATCAGGTGCAAGTGTGACTGGCATACAGGTATGTAGGTACAGGTACTTGGTAATTGGCACGTCATGCTCAAGATGCGGTGTAAAGTAGTGCAAGCTACTCCATAGTGCTGGGTAATGGTATCAGCTGGAAGTACAGGATACTTTACACTACCAAACCGACCCCAGTCAGTGGACCACTGCCCGTCCAGCTTTAGGGTAGGTTGTTTGGTCTAGGTGGTGTCCGCCACACATCGATCTGGCAAGGCACATACATAGGtgcctaggtactaaggtaacgCAGACACCGCCACGGCCGACTCGGCATCATCGGTGGCTAGTGCCTCTCCACTACAGAGCTGTCCAAGCCAGATGAAAATtattctccatctccatcctACTGCGCTCGTCATCACGTTCCTGGCGTTTAGAGGCCTCGGGATATTAATCGCATTCGAGGTTGTCTTGCACAAATTCTTATTTTTCATTAGTTATACCATTGGTATAATCGCTACGAACGCCTGATCGTGTGCATCGCCATCGTCGATTTAACACCTCGGCTCGCTCCTCTTTCGTCATTATCTCCATCTTCGCTTCGGCGCTCCTCAGTCACAATGGCCGCCGCATTGAGTCCCGTCAAGACGGCTCTTCTTTCTAATCCCCTCGGTAGCGCCCTCGGAGATGTCCTCAACTCCTTCAACGAGCGGAGGGCCAAGCTCGGCCTTTCCAACCCTGGCACTATCGAGAGTCTTGCCAAAGAGGTTCAGCGGGATGTCTTCCTCAACAACTATATGTTCACTGGAATCCGAGCGGACCTGACAAAGATCTTCAGCATGGCTCCTCTCTTCCAGGTCTCCCACCAGTTTGCCATGGGCGAGCGTATCAACCCCTACACTTTTGCTGCCATGTACGGAACAGGAAAGGTAGCTACTAGTTAAACACAATTTGATATTCAAGGTCGCTAACTTCATTGCAGGTCTTCTGTCAAGGTAACCTTGACAACGAGGGTTCTCTGTCCGGACGATTCAACTGGCGATGGTCGGACAAGCTGGTTTCCAAGTCTCAACTTTCCATCTCCCCAGGTGGTCAAGATATGGCGCAGTTCGAGCACGAGTACACCGGAAACGACTTCAGCGCATCCCTTAAGATGCTCAACCCCTCCTACCTCGAGGGTGGTGTTACTGGTATCTTCATCGGAAGCTACCTCCAATCCGTTACTCGTAAGCTCGCTCTGGGTCTTGAGACTCTTTGGCAGCGACCTTCTCTGTCTCAGGGCCCCGAGTGCGCCGTTTCTTACGCCGCCCGCTACAAATCTGCCGACTGGATCGCTACTGCTCAGCTCCAGGCTGCTATGGGCACCCTGAACACATCATACTGGCGACGACTCTCGGACAAGGTCCAGGCTGGTGTTGACCTGAGCCTCGGCCTTGTTCCTTCTCCTGGTGGTCTCATGGGTGGTGGTCTCCAAAAGGAGGGTGTTACCACCATTGGTGCCAAGTACGATTTCCGCATGTCTACTTTCCGCGCTCAGGTCGACTCCAAGGGCAAGCTGAGCTGCGCTCTTGAGAAGCGTGTTGCACCCCCTGTAATGATGACCTTTGCCGCCGATATTGACCACTTTACGGTACGTGCCCACGGCCCCTGATTATCTAAAGAAAACAGCAACACTGACAACAAAATTACAGCATCAAGCCAAGATTGGTCTGGGTGTTTCTATTGAGGCTGCTCCTGAGGAGCTTCAAGAACAACAGGAGGTTCTCGGCGCTCAGCCTCCTCCCAACATCCCCTTCTAAGCCATGAGCTCACCATACTCCCCACAACATCTCTGATGACCCGGCATTCTGTCTCCAATGGGACGGAATACCTTAATGATCGCCCGCTGTTGACCGGGCCAGGACCAAGCCTCGCCCCCAAAACCCTTTTGTCATTTTTGATGTCTTATTAGTCGTCCTTCCCACCTCCTATGATGCCCCGATGCCCATTTCTTGGGAAGGAGACTTGGCATGTGTATATTATTGTTATGGGCTTGATTTGTCCTGGTCATGTGTACGAATTTTCTGTAACGCATACAATGGAGAAGGGAAGAAAAAGGTCATGTCACTCCATAATAATGACAATGGGTCGCTGTAACTGAATGACATTGCTAGCTTCAGGTGTCATGTATCATGTATGCCCCTTGCATCTTGTCTTTGCGTGTGTCATGTTTAGGAAAGTTCTTGGTGTAAGATAGCCATACAATAACCGTTTTACGTTGTTTTGCCCGTCCTAAAACGCCATGCTGATAACAAATACTCTGCTGCTTTTTTGCTTTTAAAACTCCAGGAGCTGAAAGGCATATGCAATCCAGCCGTTTCTGGGTATCAAAACCACCATGCCGTCTCTTTGTAACTTGCTGTCCAATATCATTATGACAAGCAAGAGCACGCTTTCTTTATCGATTACCCGTATGGCCAAGCTCTTGCTGACTCTTCTCGACAAGCGAAAGCTCTTGTACATAGAGGTGTCCAAACATCAAACCAGTCGTGTTTGAGTAGCGCAATGTTGTAATATTTCTGTTTCCCACCCTGTTGGTATCGTATTTATCGCTATGATTTGACGACGCAGCTGTTACATCACAGTGCATTCTCGTTCTGGTTGGTCGTCCTTGTTCTTCACCTTGTCCTTCGATTTGACTCGTTTATGGCCATGCTTGTGGGTATGATGTCGGTGATGGCGTTGCTCGGGCTCAGGCTCAGCTTCAGTCGGAACCTCTGTTCTGTCTGAAATTTCCTTCGAATCTCTTGACTCCTTGGATGTTTCTGCCGTTAGGACGCCTGTTGAGTTTGGTGAAGACATGCCGATACCATTAGGCTCGTCCTTGGACTCTACCGTAAGGTCTTTACTGGGTCGCATTAGTCCTCCTAGCCTGCTCATAGAGAAGCTCAGGCGATTCTCCCCGTTCTGGCTGCTTGGTCGACTCCTATTGACCAGTGTAAAACGAGATGCTGCGCGTGACAGTCTCGATGCAGTTGTCTCCTCGCTGGGTGTTATAGCTGGGGAGTGAGAGTTGGGTGTATGTGGTGCTGATTCAGTCCAAACGGCACTGGGGCGTCGCGAGTTGGTAAGTGATCCTGGGAGACGTCCTGCACCATCCTCactccttcttggcctttcgCTATCCATAGAAAGCCTAATGCTGGGTGGTTTACTGGATAGGCGACGGGAGTTCTCGAGAGTGGGAGTGTTGTCGAAATAGCCCTCTTCAAGACTGCCAAGTCGCTGGCTTCGCGAGGGGGTGGGTGGCAACTCGATACTAACTTTAGAATCATTGTATGAAGGAGGGTCTGTCTCCGTGTCATCAACCGACGGGGGGGGAGCGACCTCGACCATTGGCATGACTTGATAAAACAGAAGATATGGCATCTCCTCCTTGAGGGCAGTTCTGATGTCATCCACATAAGTGACCCGGCTCTCTATCTGAAGATCATCGAACTTGACCCATTGCGCTTCCTCGTAATCAGGAGGTGGATCAAAATCATGCCGCCGGTTGTCTCTCAAAAGCTTAGGAGCCACGCGGGCAAATGAAACATAATGACCGCTTTGTAAAGAGTCTCCTCGATGGCAAATGACGGACTGGAGGACGAGCTTATAGTCCGTGTTGAGAACGTTCATATCTTCCTCGGCCTTCGGCTCATCAGCAAGCATAAAATGTGGTAGTCGCAGACTATCAGGGATATCAATAAATGTGTTGTGACGCTTGGGCTGACCAGACTCCGTCATGGCGTAGCGTTTGAGACAGATCCCCACGACAGGACGTTGTTCGAAATTCAACGCAACCTCTGTATTGTTTCGAGGCTCAGTGCTTGAGAGTGCGTGCCAAGCTTGAGATTTTGTCAGCACATGTCCCAGTATCACAGCATATGATTTTAACTCACGAATAAGTCTGAAGAATTGCCAGGCGGGGATAGTGACTGCCTTAACGACTGTTGAACCTTTACGCATAGCCTTCTGGAGCATCGTTGGTGTGTCAGGGGTAGAAGGGCggccttcttcatccaaaACCACGCGTTGAATAACACTTGTTGACCTTCCTCGCAACGAGGGCTTGTTCGGCACTAGCTCAACAGCAGTAACCTCGCCTTCTGCTTCATCATCAGGAATATTACCATATTTGACATCAGAATCCGCGAGCGAAAGGACAGGCGCCTTTTCCAATGTTGGCGTTCTTTCCACTGGTGTAATCGGTAGTGGGGATGCTGGTGTAGATGACTCGCCACGTTCTTCAGTAATGATTCGAATCGTATCCCTATGCTTCAGCGTCGGTGTGTCGCTTCGGCTTTTCTCTTCCACTCCGAGCTTCTTTCCATCCTCGCTATCCCGCTTGACATCCACCTGAGCGTTAAAGTACTCTTCGAGGCAATCTTCCAGTTTGAGTCCCTTTTCTTCAGGATCAGGGGGTATGGCCAGGTTCAAGAGACGCTCATACACAACTTTGTGGTCGTCTTTGTCCTTCTTTCCTTGATGGAAAAGGTCGACTTGTAG is part of the Fusarium poae strain DAOMC 252244 chromosome 4, whole genome shotgun sequence genome and encodes:
- a CDS encoding hypothetical protein (BUSCO:19566at5125) — its product is MDTLLTAEIAANAPRYRRKSSTFIDAIHDIPHGQDLAPAQLYSTMSGRLFHSGRIVIVMVGPPARGKTHICVSMARYLSWLGVKSRIFHLGDYRRATVGPDGSIPDDYFFPNASPASVILRQKILKKCREDIYSWLNHDNGQVAIYDAVNPTANGRRSLAKEFAKHDVQTLFIESFVDDERILRENARNVKISSPDFAGMEPDEAAKLYLQRIEMKIPVFETMNEKELNYIKMINAGTKFFYNNVSFNYLAHRIVFYLTNLHIKSRKTFFARAGTTAEEDSYKADAPLSLEGRDYAQKMSEALLKHREQERLTTISEGGTDAPLPPLTVWTSTRMRTVQTSDVLNEKGYKVRQRSQLSQINPGVCEKMSERMIRQIYPDEVEKHELDPYHHRYPRAESYHDLAVRLEPIILELEREQTDLLIIAHESVLRVLYAYLMHCSTTDIPVINFPRDEIIEIVPAAYQNEAKRIHIPGLNPQIVPGSPQDIKIPVPSSGVVSAQLSPIPSGVGTPAEHAERPPEKVINTAKDMVADKVNDED
- a CDS encoding hypothetical protein (BUSCO:9243at5125); the encoded protein is MKEFPRKFLSLRDKNGSSRRSKSAAPASPLPAISDKNKPRPLSTGAFMAMFKSDSAKQGAKAGADKEKETVRVEEILRRLDELHITDVTADHVTDIMATKFADYDADKTVEFIDMEQKAAAGIITPYDPSVDMVGAENRGNVTCYLDALLFSMFAKIDAFECMLKNDFPEEDNRNKLVNLLRMWVNMLRTGKLVHTDMTKLIQDALADCGWSDARMLEQQDTSEAFAFITETLQLPLLSLQVDLFHQGKKDKDDHKVVYERLLNLAIPPDPEEKGLKLEDCLEEYFNAQVDVKRDSEDGKKLGVEEKSRSDTPTLKHRDTIRIITEERGESSTPASPLPITPVERTPTLEKAPVLSLADSDVKYGNIPDDEAEGEVTAVELVPNKPSLRGRSTSVIQRVVLDEEGRPSTPDTPTMLQKAMRKGSTVVKAVTIPAWQFFRLIPWHALSSTEPRNNTEVALNFEQRPVVGICLKRYAMTESGQPKRHNTFIDIPDSLRLPHFMLADEPKAEEDMNVLNTDYKLVLQSVICHRGDSLQSGHYVSFARVAPKLLRDNRRHDFDPPPDYEEAQWVKFDDLQIESRVTYVDDIRTALKEEMPYLLFYQVMPMVEVAPPPSVDDTETDPPSYNDSKVSIELPPTPSRSQRLGSLEEGYFDNTPTLENSRRLSSKPPSIRLSMDSERPRRSEDGAGRLPGSLTNSRRPSAVWTESAPHTPNSHSPAITPSEETTASRLSRAASRFTLVNRSRPSSQNGENRLSFSMSRLGGLMRPSKDLTVESKDEPNGIGMSSPNSTGVLTAETSKESRDSKEISDRTEVPTEAEPEPEQRHHRHHTHKHGHKRVKSKDKVKNKDDQPERECTVM
- the TOM40 gene encoding translocase of outer mitochondrial membrane (BUSCO:29680at5125), which gives rise to MAAALSPVKTALLSNPLGSALGDVLNSFNERRAKLGLSNPGTIESLAKEVQRDVFLNNYMFTGIRADLTKIFSMAPLFQVSHQFAMGERINPYTFAAMYGTGKVFCQGNLDNEGSLSGRFNWRWSDKLVSKSQLSISPGGQDMAQFEHEYTGNDFSASLKMLNPSYLEGGVTGIFIGSYLQSVTRKLALGLETLWQRPSLSQGPECAVSYAARYKSADWIATAQLQAAMGTLNTSYWRRLSDKVQAGVDLSLGLVPSPGGLMGGGLQKEGVTTIGAKYDFRMSTFRAQVDSKGKLSCALEKRVAPPVMMTFAADIDHFTHQAKIGLGVSIEAAPEELQEQQEVLGAQPPPNIPF